A portion of the Branchiostoma floridae strain S238N-H82 unplaced genomic scaffold, Bfl_VNyyK Sc7u5tJ_1421, whole genome shotgun sequence genome contains these proteins:
- the LOC118407583 gene encoding nuclear receptor coactivator 6-like, with amino-acid sequence MTGIRGTPEVARNRNVPNGTGVVRVEVQRSPSPTPQRTPSRENSYRQQSPRQQSPRRQSPQQQSPRRPSPQQQSPQRPSPQQQPPAVVSDQAVPRSMSYRGDENVGADWSAPRGFASQPQDVIVMSPLPKESWRTTDLDSANAAPNVSPHERPVMPNERLPQREPSWRTTNLDNPAPVRTASDNPARQPSVSNQPHLVMVSSQPHPVTSPTGQVYKMPTQHFERNGKTVDVTVQIRTSPLPSGDRRSPTGSPRRETAPLGSPRRETAPLGSPRREYEFRSPGGGPYIVQGGSQPQQSPPRVNGLERPKVNGRDPNRDSAYSHNSDYDNVDDQYEVFMEKSLENLESGTAYDSDVPNELAFANQHGRQSPIKRPEHLPIQEHRPEPQHALQQSQHALQQSQHAQQRGYDHFVELPQRNKDIQGHGDFTPLAQSEHRQRGSHSRSSGSKVRTPSGSNPRSPMGSNPRSHAGSHDHRSHGGSQSDRGSARRRSSKKKHPPVYL; translated from the exons ATGACAGGAATCCGCGGGACTCCGGAGGTCGCCAGGAACCGGAACGTTCCCAACGGCACCGGGGTCGTCAGGGTCGAGGTTCAGAGGTCGCCCAGCCCGACCCCGCAAAGGACTCCTTCTCGTGAGAACTCCTACAGGCAGCAGTCGCCACGACAACAGTCTCCACGGCGACAATCTCCACAGCAGCAGTCTCCACGGCGACCGTCTCCACAGCAACAGTCTCCACAGCGACCGTCTCCACAGCAACAGCCCCCAGCAGTGGTGTCAGACCAGGCTGTGCCCAGGTCCATGAGTTACCGTGGCGATGAGAACGTGGGTGCTGATTGGTCGGCTCCGCGCGGCTTTGCCAGCCAACCACAGGACGTCATCGTGATGTCGCCCTTGCCCAAGGAATCATGGCGGACGACAGACCTGGATAGCGCCAACGCAGCGCCGAACGTGTCGCCACACGAGCGGCCGGTCATGCCGAACGAAAG GCTGCCGCAGAGAGAACCGTCATGGAGGACAACCAACCTGGACAACCCTGCACCGGTCAGGACAGCCTCGGACAACCCTGCCAGGCAACCCTCCGTCTCCAACCAGCCCCACCTGGTAATGGTCTCCAGCCAGCCCCACCCGGTAACCAGTCCCACGGGTCAGGTGTACAAAATGCCCACGCAGCACTTCGAGAGGAACGGGAAAACCGTGGACGTCACCGTCCAAATAAGGACTTCTCCACTGCCCAGTGGCGACCGGCGCAGCCCCACGGGCAGCCCGCGGCGTGAGACTGCGCCCTTGGGAAGCCCGCGGCGTGAGACTGCGCCCTTGGGAAGCCCGCGGCGCGAGTACGAGTTCCGTTCCCCCGGCGGCGGGCCATACATCGTGCAGGGCGGCAGCCAACCGCAGCAGTCCCCACCCAGGGTCAATGGCCTGGAGAGGCCAAAGGTCAACGGTCGCGACCCCAACCGCGACTCGGCGTACTCGCACAACTCTGACTACGACAACGTTGACGACCAGTACGAGGTGTTCATGGAGAAGTCTCTGGAGAATCTGGAGTCCGGGACTGCGTACGACTCCGACGTGCCCAACGAGCTCGCCTTCGcaaaccaacatggccgccagTCGCCCATCAAGCGCCCCGAACATCTGCCTATCCAGGAGCACCGGCCGGAGCCCCAGCATGCACTGCAGCAGTCCCAGCATGCACTGCAGCAGTCCCAGCATGCACAGCAGCGCGGCTACGATCACTTCGTGGAGCTTCCGCAGAGGAACAAGGACATTCAAGGTCACGGGGACTTCACACCTCTGGCGCAGTCGGAACACAGACAACGGGGGTCACACTCAAGGTCAtcagggtcaaaggtgaggacCCCATCTGGGTCAAACCCACGGTCACCCATGGGGTCTAACCCACGTTCCCATGCTGGATCCCACGATCACAGATCCCACGGCGGCAGTCAGAGCGACCGCGGCAGCGCTCGTAGGAGGTCCAGCAAGAAGAAGCATCCGCCAGTCTACCTGTAA
- the LOC118407550 gene encoding USP6 N-terminal-like protein, whose protein sequence is MHTKELPERDVKEEKLKALEVERVPKWLKMLKNWDKYVNSDKLHKRVYKGIPHSLRGEVWSRLLDIAKIKQEQDGIYEGYGNSSMRPEQPTTYERMRISARNSSPDVRQIDLDVNRTYRNHIMFRDRYGVKQQALFHVLSAYSMYNTEVGYCQGMSEIAALMLMYLNEEDAFWAISVLLTDNKHKMHGFFIPGFPKLLRFQDHHDKLLGKFLPKVKKNLDLNEIHTSLYSMKWFFQCFLSRVPFRLVLRLWDIYILEGEAVLTAMALTVFKMHKKRIAKMEIEHLATFFQRDLEEDFGYDDDEVIDQLQLTMSDLRKQKLDLPPPPKVPEVPQIPFGYRREYTFEVWSGLFKSPLVINH, encoded by the exons ATGca CACAAAGGAACTGCCAGAGAGAGATGTGAAAGAGGAGAAG CTGAAGGCACTGGAAGTGGAGCGGGTGCCAAAGTGGCTGAAGATGCTGAAAAACTGGGACAAATATGTCAACTCAGACAAG CTGCACAAGCGAGTGTACAAAGGAATCCCTCATTCTCTCCGCGGGGAGGTTTGGTCCCGACTTTTGGACATTGCGAAGATCAAACAGGAACAGGACGGCATCTATGAG GGTTATGGTAATTCCTCGATGCGCCCCGAGCAGCCAACCACGTACGAG AGGATGAGAATATCGGCGCGGAACAGCTCGCCAGATGTGCGACAGATTGACCTGGACGTGAACCGGACGTACCGGAACCATATCATGTTCCGCGACAGATACGGCGTCAA acagCAGGCCCTGTTCCACGTGCTGTCCGCCTACTCCATGTATAACACAGAAGTCGGTTACTGCCAGGGGATGAGTGAGATTGCAGCACTCATGCTCATGTACCTGAATGAAGAG gatgCGTTCTGGGCGATCTCCGTTCTCCTGACAGACAACAAGCACAAGATGCACGGCTTCTTCATCCCCGGCTTCCCCAAACTGCTGCGCTTCCAGGACCACCACGACAAGCTGCTTGGGAAGTTCCTGCCCAAGGTCAAGAAAAACTTG gaccTGAACGAGATCCACACCTCTCTGTACTCCATGAAGTGGTTTTTCCAGTGTTTCCTGAGCCGAGTGCCCTTCAGACTCGTCCTGAGGCTCTGGGACATCTACATCTTAGAGGGCGAGGCCGTCTTAACCGCCATGGCGCTCACCGTCTTCAAGATGCACAAAA AGCGGATTGCTAAGATGGAGATTGAGCACCTCGCGACCTTCTTCCAGCGCGACCTTGAGGAAGACTTCGGCTACGATGATGACGAGGTGATCGACCAGCTGCAGCTGACGATGTCCGACCTCCGGAAGCAGAAGCTGGACCTCCCGCCGCCCCCGAAGGTCCCGGAGGTGCCCCAGATCCCCTTCGGGTACCGGCGGGAGTACACCTTTGAGGTTTGGTCTGGTTTATTCAAATCTCCGTTAGTGATTAATCACTAG